A stretch of Rhizobium sp. TH2 DNA encodes these proteins:
- a CDS encoding amidohydrolase family protein codes for MIVRTVTGHPPKTKLPRGAVDAQMHMYLPGFPAQPGGPDLPAGALPDAGQYRSVMCWLGIDRVIVTQGNAHQRDNSNLVACLGEMGDVGRGVGVIDSTTSDAELDRLSHRGVVGARIMDLPGGAVGLSELEAIDAKAAARGWMIAVQFDGTKILEHEARLRGIKSRWVFDHHGKFFGGVAPDGPEVAAVKRLIDTGNCWFKFAGAYESSKSGGLTYEDVGAVSRAIASHARERIVWGTNWPHNLARITADYPDDAALTDTILDWLLDDRARHLALVENPEKLFGLPPFGGVED; via the coding sequence ATGATCGTCCGAACCGTCACCGGCCATCCTCCCAAGACAAAGCTGCCGCGCGGTGCGGTCGATGCGCAGATGCATATGTATCTGCCCGGTTTTCCTGCCCAACCCGGTGGCCCGGACCTGCCGGCCGGCGCCTTACCGGATGCCGGGCAATATCGGAGCGTCATGTGCTGGCTGGGTATAGATCGGGTCATCGTCACCCAGGGCAACGCGCATCAGCGCGACAATTCCAATCTTGTGGCCTGCCTTGGCGAAATGGGCGATGTCGGGCGCGGCGTGGGCGTCATCGACAGCACGACAAGCGATGCGGAGCTGGACCGGCTCTCCCATCGCGGTGTGGTCGGTGCGCGTATCATGGATCTGCCCGGAGGTGCAGTTGGCCTGAGCGAACTTGAGGCGATCGATGCCAAGGCTGCGGCGCGTGGCTGGATGATTGCCGTGCAGTTCGACGGCACGAAAATACTAGAGCATGAAGCGCGGCTGCGAGGGATCAAGTCCCGCTGGGTGTTCGACCATCACGGCAAGTTCTTTGGGGGTGTGGCGCCGGACGGTCCCGAAGTCGCGGCGGTCAAGCGGTTGATCGACACCGGCAACTGCTGGTTCAAGTTCGCCGGCGCTTACGAATCCTCGAAATCGGGCGGTCTGACCTACGAGGATGTCGGCGCCGTCTCGCGAGCAATCGCCTCGCACGCACGCGAGCGGATCGTCTGGGGCACCAACTGGCCCCACAATCTGGCGCGCATAACGGCGGACTATCCCGACGATGCCGCGCTGACGGACACGATACTCGATTGGCTGCTGGATGATCGCGCGCGCCATCTGGCGCTGGTCGAAAATCCCGAGAAGCTGTTTGGACTACCCCCGTTCGGGGGCGTGGAAGACTGA
- a CDS encoding NAD(P)-dependent oxidoreductase, with the protein MKRLLMTGAAGGLGQAMRQRMARHADAVRLSDITHLGDAAPNEEIIQCDLGDADAVMKLVEGCDGILHLGGISVEDKFSKILNANLLGLYNLYEAARAHGHPRIIFASSNHTIGFYRQDQHIDVTAPMRPDGLYGVSKCFGEALARMYFEKFGQESALVRIGSCLEKPKNHRMLSTWMSYDDFDSMIECVFRAPMLGCPIIWGVSDNDSRWWDNSHAAYLGWRPRDNAERFRAELDAAVERPGPKAALSLYQGGAFVEDPIFSED; encoded by the coding sequence TTGAAACGATTGTTGATGACCGGCGCGGCTGGCGGTCTGGGCCAGGCGATGCGCCAGCGCATGGCACGGCATGCCGACGCGGTGCGTCTGTCCGACATCACGCACCTGGGTGACGCAGCGCCGAACGAGGAAATCATTCAATGCGACCTGGGTGACGCGGATGCCGTCATGAAGCTCGTCGAGGGTTGCGATGGCATTCTCCACCTCGGGGGCATTTCGGTGGAGGATAAATTCTCCAAGATCCTCAACGCCAATCTCCTGGGTCTCTACAATCTCTACGAGGCAGCCCGCGCCCACGGCCATCCCAGGATTATTTTCGCCAGTTCCAACCACACGATCGGCTTCTACCGCCAGGACCAGCATATCGATGTCACGGCGCCCATGCGGCCGGACGGACTCTATGGCGTATCAAAGTGCTTCGGCGAGGCCCTCGCCCGTATGTATTTCGAGAAATTCGGCCAGGAATCGGCGCTCGTCCGCATCGGCAGCTGCCTGGAGAAGCCCAAGAACCATCGCATGCTCTCGACCTGGATGTCCTACGACGATTTCGATTCGATGATCGAATGCGTCTTCCGGGCGCCGATGCTCGGCTGCCCGATCATTTGGGGGGTATCCGACAATGACAGCAGGTGGTGGGACAATTCGCACGCCGCCTATCTCGGCTGGCGCCCCAGGGATAATGCCGAACGCTTCCGCGCCGAACTCGATGCAGCGGTGGAAAGACCCGGACCCAAGGCAGCGCTTTCGCTCTATCAAGGCGGCGCATTCGTGGAAGATCCGATTTTCTCCGAGGATTAA
- a CDS encoding TRAP transporter small permease, with amino-acid sequence MRQFMLAIRPGLTWLSLVSLYIAGIGMVLMTVVIGWQVFARYVLNNTPSWSEPLSLFLMLWFILLGAAVGVRESVHLGLDIVRYAMPPSIQKLMDLVSLGLIVLFGMAMAFYSTLLAAGTWSATIPVLGWPGGVDFIPMIAGGVMITIFAFERFVDVALDEQIAADVIVQEVA; translated from the coding sequence ATGCGGCAATTCATGCTGGCCATACGGCCCGGGCTGACATGGCTCAGCCTAGTCTCGCTCTATATCGCCGGGATCGGCATGGTGTTGATGACCGTGGTCATCGGCTGGCAGGTTTTCGCCCGCTATGTGCTCAACAACACGCCAAGCTGGTCCGAGCCGCTGTCGCTCTTCCTCATGCTCTGGTTCATCCTGCTCGGCGCGGCCGTCGGGGTGCGCGAAAGCGTCCATCTCGGGCTCGATATCGTCCGCTACGCCATGCCGCCTTCGATCCAGAAGCTGATGGACCTGGTGAGCCTCGGGCTGATCGTGCTCTTCGGCATGGCCATGGCCTTTTACTCGACGCTGCTCGCGGCCGGAACCTGGTCGGCGACCATTCCCGTGCTCGGCTGGCCGGGCGGGGTGGATTTCATTCCGATGATCGCAGGTGGTGTGATGATCACGATTTTTGCGTTCGAGCGCTTCGTCGATGTGGCGCTCGATGAACAGATTGCAGCTGACGTGATCGTGCAGGAAGTGGCGTAA
- a CDS encoding TRAP transporter substrate-binding protein, with protein sequence MRILPAFSLAFGLTLAAGAVSAQEITLRSADIHPDGYPTVEAVKFMGQLVSERTNGRIKIEVMNNAVLGNEKDTIEQTRFGVIDMNRVNAAPFNNLVAETTVLGLPFLFRSTEHMHHTVDGPIGGEVLAAFEPHGLIGLTFYDSGARSFYTTKKPVEKLADLKGMKIRVQQSDLWIAMMEAFGANPTPMPMGEVYSSLETGVVDGAENNWPSYESARHYEIAKNYTLTQHSLNPEILVISKISWDKLSPDDQKILRQAAKESTIKMRELWVAREKASEEKVRAAGNKIIEVDKKEFSDAMKPVYDKFVTDPKQKDLLARVQAVQ encoded by the coding sequence ATGAGAATTCTACCCGCATTTTCCCTGGCATTCGGTTTAACGCTCGCCGCCGGCGCCGTCTCGGCCCAGGAGATCACCCTTCGCTCGGCCGATATCCATCCGGATGGCTATCCGACGGTCGAAGCGGTCAAATTCATGGGCCAGCTCGTTTCCGAGCGCACCAATGGCCGCATCAAGATCGAAGTCATGAACAATGCCGTTCTCGGCAATGAGAAGGACACGATCGAGCAGACGCGCTTCGGCGTCATCGACATGAACCGCGTCAACGCCGCGCCGTTCAACAACCTCGTGGCGGAAACCACGGTTCTCGGCCTGCCGTTCCTGTTCCGCTCGACCGAGCATATGCATCATACGGTCGATGGGCCGATCGGCGGTGAAGTGCTGGCAGCCTTCGAACCGCATGGCCTTATCGGCCTCACCTTCTATGACTCCGGCGCGCGGTCCTTCTACACGACCAAGAAGCCGGTCGAGAAACTGGCCGACCTCAAGGGCATGAAGATCCGCGTCCAGCAGTCCGACCTCTGGATCGCCATGATGGAAGCCTTCGGCGCCAACCCGACGCCGATGCCGATGGGCGAAGTCTATTCGTCGCTGGAGACCGGCGTGGTCGATGGCGCGGAGAACAACTGGCCATCCTATGAATCGGCCCGCCACTACGAGATCGCGAAGAACTACACTCTGACCCAGCATTCGCTGAACCCGGAAATCCTGGTTATCTCCAAGATCTCCTGGGACAAGCTCTCGCCCGACGACCAGAAGATCCTGAGGCAGGCCGCCAAGGAATCGACGATCAAGATGCGCGAGCTCTGGGTCGCCCGTGAAAAGGCATCCGAGGAAAAGGTCCGCGCTGCCGGTAACAAGATCATCGAGGTCGACAAGAAGGAATTCTCCGACGCGATGAAGCCGGTCTATGACAAGTTCGTCACCGATCCCAAGCAGAAGGACCTGCTGGCACGCGTGCAGGCGGTACAATAA
- a CDS encoding LarC family nickel insertion protein — MSVHVHMDAPGGVAGDMFLAAMLDAFPDLEHALRQDLADAGISEHARLEWKPILKSGFAARHVRFDIDKSAPPTRHWRDIREMLTRSRLEPKVRDKALAMFVHLAEAEAASHAIPIDDVHFHELADWDSLGDFVGAASLIVRSEVTSWSCGAIPLGSGFVQTEHGRLPVPVPAVTALLKGFPLAQDDAAGERVTPTGAAILKELITKPGGRAPAGRLLANGTGAGTRQLAGVPNIFRVLVLETEEKAPELVSDQVQRITFEIDDMTPEEMGVALDLIRADAAVLDAGFTLGFGKKGRPRFAVDVIAKAGGAEHAAQVCFRETSTIGLRITDVERRVLPRVETTVGLLRTKQSDRLGVVTTKVESDDLAGISSLAERRRHARNAEQCDD, encoded by the coding sequence ATGAGCGTGCATGTCCATATGGATGCGCCGGGCGGCGTTGCAGGCGATATGTTCCTCGCCGCGATGCTGGATGCTTTTCCTGATCTTGAGCACGCGTTGCGCCAAGATCTCGCAGATGCCGGTATATCGGAACATGCAAGACTTGAATGGAAGCCGATCCTGAAATCGGGATTTGCTGCCCGTCATGTCCGCTTCGACATCGACAAGTCCGCACCACCGACGCGGCATTGGCGCGACATAAGGGAAATGCTGACGCGTTCCCGGCTCGAACCCAAGGTTCGCGACAAGGCACTGGCCATGTTCGTCCACCTCGCCGAGGCCGAGGCGGCGAGCCATGCGATCCCCATCGATGATGTCCACTTCCACGAACTGGCCGACTGGGATTCGCTCGGCGATTTCGTCGGTGCCGCTTCGCTCATCGTCCGAAGCGAGGTGACGAGCTGGAGCTGCGGTGCCATCCCTCTCGGATCGGGATTCGTCCAGACCGAGCATGGGCGCCTGCCCGTTCCTGTGCCGGCCGTGACCGCACTGCTCAAGGGCTTTCCGCTCGCACAGGATGATGCCGCCGGCGAACGCGTGACACCCACCGGCGCGGCCATCCTCAAGGAATTGATCACCAAGCCAGGCGGTCGCGCGCCCGCCGGCCGGCTGCTCGCCAATGGCACGGGTGCCGGCACACGGCAACTGGCTGGCGTGCCAAATATCTTTCGCGTGCTTGTGCTTGAGACAGAAGAGAAGGCACCCGAACTCGTGTCGGATCAGGTGCAGCGCATCACCTTCGAGATCGACGACATGACGCCAGAGGAAATGGGCGTTGCGCTCGACCTGATCCGCGCCGACGCCGCCGTACTCGATGCCGGCTTCACGCTCGGATTCGGCAAGAAGGGACGGCCGCGCTTTGCCGTGGACGTCATCGCGAAGGCAGGCGGCGCCGAGCATGCGGCGCAGGTCTGTTTTCGCGAAACCTCGACGATCGGCTTGCGCATCACCGATGTCGAGCGGCGCGTACTGCCTCGGGTGGAGACCACCGTCGGACTGCTTCGGACCAAACAGTCCGACCGGCTCGGCGTCGTCACCACCAAGGTCGAAAGCGATGATCTCGCCGGCATCTCCTCGCTGGCGGAACGTCGCAGGCACGCGCGGAACGCGGAGCAATGCGATGATTGA
- a CDS encoding FadR/GntR family transcriptional regulator, with amino-acid sequence MRVQPRPEQSSSTLTARLADNLRRSLSSGQFPPGSKLPSEAQLSEAHGVSRTVVREAIAALRADRLVEARQGAGVFVLETPGVAPAGLLSVRNVDPDRVSSMIEMLELRTAVEVEAAGLAALRRSPAQEEAILDQHYAVRACLEAGDSTIEADFALHLAIADATNNPRFREFLAMIGKNVIPRAALRADDGDSDQSAYIKLIDQEHDAIVAAISNGDEEAAREAMRRHLRGSQARYRALLREQRQPV; translated from the coding sequence ATGCGCGTGCAGCCGAGACCGGAGCAGAGTTCCAGCACGTTGACGGCGCGCCTAGCCGACAATCTCCGACGCTCGCTTTCATCCGGGCAGTTTCCCCCAGGGAGCAAATTGCCCAGCGAAGCGCAATTGAGCGAGGCGCATGGCGTGAGCCGCACCGTGGTGCGCGAAGCCATTGCCGCGCTGCGCGCCGACCGTCTCGTTGAGGCCCGACAGGGAGCGGGCGTCTTCGTGCTCGAAACGCCTGGTGTGGCACCTGCCGGCCTGTTGTCGGTGCGGAATGTTGACCCGGACCGGGTTTCCTCGATGATCGAGATGCTCGAACTGCGTACGGCCGTCGAGGTCGAAGCGGCTGGATTGGCGGCGTTGCGCAGGTCGCCGGCCCAGGAAGAGGCGATACTTGACCAGCACTATGCCGTGCGCGCCTGTCTCGAAGCGGGCGACTCGACGATCGAGGCGGATTTCGCGCTGCATCTGGCGATCGCCGACGCGACCAACAATCCACGTTTCCGAGAATTCCTGGCGATGATCGGCAAGAATGTGATTCCGCGCGCGGCACTGCGGGCCGACGACGGCGATAGCGATCAATCCGCCTATATCAAGCTCATCGACCAGGAACACGACGCGATCGTCGCGGCCATTTCCAATGGCGACGAGGAGGCTGCGCGCGAGGCGATGCGCCGGCATCTGCGCGGCAGCCAGGCGCGCTACCGGGCGCTTCTGAGGGAGCAGCGTCAACCTGTATGA
- a CDS encoding glycerate kinase, producing the protein MDIQTVLNDMFAAALKAADPFHAIPPMLPERPRGRTVVLGAGKASARMAQAVEAAWGPCEGLVIVPHGAALPTEGIELIEASHPVPDIRSETGARRVLQMAQELGPDDLALFLISGGGSSLMALPGEGLTLADKQALNRALLASGAPISEMNVLRKHLSAIKGGRLALAAAPARCVTLVISDVPGDDLSLIASGPTVPDESTTADARAIVERAGILLAPAASAFLNSQASETPGADHPAFARTEAHIVAAPQASLEAAAAIARVNGFTPMILGDAIEGEAREAGRVMAGIARQVRNHGQPGSAPLAIISGGETTVTLRGAPGKGGRCSEFLLGFALAAWDLPGVSALCCDTDGRDGSEHNAGVIWGSAQQAKADRRKAFDHLSRNDAYSFFAEIDGLVMTGPTHTNVNDFRVILVEASS; encoded by the coding sequence ATGGACATCCAGACAGTACTCAATGACATGTTCGCGGCTGCTCTCAAGGCTGCCGATCCGTTTCACGCCATTCCGCCGATGCTGCCGGAACGCCCACGCGGCAGGACGGTGGTGCTCGGCGCCGGCAAGGCGTCCGCGCGCATGGCGCAGGCCGTCGAGGCGGCTTGGGGACCATGCGAAGGGCTGGTCATCGTACCCCACGGCGCGGCATTGCCGACCGAAGGCATCGAACTGATCGAAGCCAGTCACCCCGTGCCCGATATTAGGTCCGAGACCGGCGCGCGTCGTGTTCTCCAGATGGCGCAGGAACTTGGACCGGACGATCTTGCCCTCTTCTTGATCTCGGGCGGCGGCTCATCGCTGATGGCACTGCCAGGCGAAGGGCTCACACTGGCCGACAAGCAGGCATTGAACCGTGCGCTTCTGGCGTCGGGGGCGCCGATCAGCGAGATGAACGTCCTGCGAAAACACCTGTCTGCCATCAAGGGCGGCCGGCTGGCTCTTGCTGCCGCGCCCGCCCGTTGCGTGACGCTGGTGATCAGTGATGTGCCGGGCGACGATCTCTCACTGATCGCCTCTGGCCCGACAGTGCCTGATGAAAGCACCACCGCCGATGCCCGCGCCATCGTCGAACGCGCCGGCATATTGCTGGCGCCCGCGGCGTCGGCATTCCTGAATTCGCAAGCTTCAGAGACGCCGGGGGCCGACCATCCAGCCTTCGCTCGCACGGAGGCGCATATCGTTGCCGCGCCACAAGCCTCGCTCGAAGCAGCCGCCGCAATCGCCCGCGTCAATGGCTTCACGCCGATGATCCTCGGCGACGCCATCGAAGGCGAAGCGCGCGAGGCTGGCCGCGTCATGGCCGGAATCGCGCGCCAGGTCCGCAATCACGGGCAGCCGGGGTCAGCACCTCTGGCAATCATCTCCGGCGGCGAGACGACGGTGACCCTGCGCGGCGCGCCCGGAAAGGGAGGACGCTGCAGCGAATTCCTGCTAGGCTTCGCGCTCGCGGCGTGGGATCTACCGGGCGTCAGTGCCCTCTGCTGCGACACCGATGGCCGCGATGGCTCCGAGCACAATGCAGGGGTTATCTGGGGCTCGGCCCAGCAAGCGAAGGCCGACCGGCGCAAGGCGTTCGATCATCTCTCGCGCAATGACGCCTACAGCTTCTTCGCCGAAATCGACGGGCTGGTGATGACGGGACCGACGCATACCAATGTCAACGATTTCCGGGTGATCCTCGTGGAGGCATCGTCATGA
- a CDS encoding mandelate racemase/muconate lactonizing enzyme family protein, producing MKIAAVRTHLLEHRLSVPFESASMRFDRRAHVLVEIECDDGTVGWGECLGPARPNAAVVGAYRNWLIGENPLENEKIWARLYNALRDQGQRGLTLTALSGIDIALWDIKGKHFGASISTLLGGRFRESIRAYATGSFKRDGVDRVEDNALETARYCAEGFHACKIKIGFGVEEDLRVARAVREAIGPDMRLMIDANHGYDVIEAVRFGRAAAELGIDWFEEPAVPEQLGAYREIKASQPIPVAGGETWHSRWGMKEPLETRAVDIIQPDLCGVGGFTEAKRVADMAALHGIRLVPHVWGTAVHLAAALQFMAAMVPNPVRVNPVEPILEFDRTDNPFRQAVVKSPIEHTNGVVQIPNGPGLGIEINRDALAEFRMKDD from the coding sequence ATGAAAATCGCCGCAGTCCGGACCCATCTCCTCGAACATCGGCTGAGTGTGCCGTTCGAAAGCGCATCCATGCGCTTTGATCGCCGCGCCCATGTGCTGGTCGAGATCGAGTGCGATGACGGCACGGTCGGCTGGGGCGAGTGCCTGGGGCCTGCACGGCCAAATGCGGCGGTGGTCGGGGCCTACAGGAACTGGCTGATCGGCGAAAACCCGCTCGAAAACGAGAAAATCTGGGCGCGGCTTTACAATGCCCTGCGCGACCAGGGCCAGCGGGGCCTGACGCTAACCGCGCTGTCGGGCATCGACATCGCGCTCTGGGACATCAAGGGCAAGCATTTCGGCGCGTCGATCTCGACGCTGCTCGGTGGCCGCTTTCGCGAAAGCATCCGGGCCTACGCTACCGGCAGCTTCAAACGCGACGGCGTCGACCGGGTCGAGGACAATGCTCTTGAAACGGCGCGTTACTGCGCCGAGGGTTTTCACGCCTGCAAGATCAAGATCGGCTTCGGTGTCGAGGAAGACCTCCGCGTCGCACGCGCAGTCCGCGAGGCGATCGGTCCGGATATGCGGCTGATGATCGATGCCAATCACGGCTACGACGTCATCGAGGCAGTGCGTTTCGGAAGGGCTGCGGCCGAGCTCGGCATCGACTGGTTCGAGGAGCCGGCGGTACCGGAGCAACTCGGCGCCTATCGTGAGATCAAGGCGTCGCAGCCGATCCCGGTCGCGGGCGGCGAGACCTGGCATAGCCGCTGGGGCATGAAGGAACCGCTGGAAACACGCGCGGTCGATATCATCCAGCCAGATCTCTGCGGCGTGGGCGGCTTCACCGAGGCCAAGCGCGTTGCCGATATGGCTGCCCTTCACGGCATTCGCCTCGTGCCGCATGTCTGGGGCACGGCGGTGCATCTGGCCGCCGCATTGCAGTTCATGGCGGCCATGGTGCCCAACCCGGTGCGCGTCAATCCCGTCGAGCCGATCCTGGAATTCGATCGCACGGACAACCCCTTCCGGCAGGCGGTGGTCAAATCGCCGATCGAGCATACGAACGGGGTGGTCCAAATTCCCAATGGGCCGGGGCTTGGCATTGAGATCAACCGCGATGCGCTCGCCGAATTCCGCATGAAGGACGATTGA
- the kdgD gene encoding 5-dehydro-4-deoxyglucarate dehydratase, producing MTPQEIKAALGAGLLSFPVTHFDRDGKFQAESYRRHIEWLSGFDAPVLFAAGGTGEFFSLSPNEIPGIVKAAKEAAGKTAIVSGCGFGTEVGVELARNVEKAGADGILLLPHYLIDAPQEGLYKHVKAICQSVGIGVMVYNRDNSVLSVDTLKRLCDECPNLVGFKDGTGDIGAVRQVTAVMGDRLTYLGGMPTAELFAEAYLGAGFTTYSSAVFNFVPALAVDFYKALRGGDRARCETLLKEFFYPFMAIRNRRKGYAVAAIKAGVRLQGFDAGGVRPPLDDLTREEEGMLEALIGKWKR from the coding sequence ATGACGCCGCAAGAAATCAAGGCCGCGCTGGGTGCGGGGCTTCTGTCATTCCCCGTGACGCATTTCGACCGTGACGGCAAGTTCCAGGCCGAAAGCTACCGCCGTCATATCGAATGGCTGTCGGGCTTCGATGCGCCGGTGCTTTTCGCGGCGGGCGGGACCGGCGAATTCTTCTCGCTCTCTCCCAATGAAATTCCCGGTATCGTGAAAGCCGCCAAGGAAGCCGCCGGCAAGACGGCCATCGTCTCGGGCTGCGGCTTCGGCACCGAGGTCGGCGTCGAACTTGCGCGCAATGTCGAGAAGGCGGGCGCCGATGGCATCCTGCTTCTGCCGCATTACCTCATCGATGCGCCGCAGGAGGGCCTCTACAAGCATGTGAAGGCGATCTGCCAGTCGGTCGGCATCGGCGTCATGGTGTATAATCGTGATAATTCCGTGCTTTCCGTCGATACATTGAAGCGGCTCTGCGACGAATGCCCCAATCTCGTGGGTTTCAAGGATGGCACGGGCGACATAGGCGCCGTGCGCCAGGTGACCGCTGTCATGGGCGATCGGCTGACCTATCTCGGCGGCATGCCGACAGCGGAACTCTTTGCCGAAGCTTATCTCGGCGCCGGCTTCACCACCTATTCCTCGGCCGTGTTCAACTTCGTGCCGGCGCTTGCGGTGGATTTCTACAAGGCGCTGCGCGGCGGTGACCGTGCGCGCTGCGAGACACTGCTCAAGGAGTTCTTCTATCCGTTCATGGCGATCCGCAATCGCCGCAAGGGTTACGCGGTTGCTGCGATCAAGGCCGGTGTGCGGCTGCAAGGTTTCGATGCCGGCGGCGTGCGCCCGCCACTCGACGACCTGACGCGGGAAGAAGAGGGCATGCTGGAAGCCTTGATCGGCAAGTGGAAACGCTGA
- a CDS encoding FadR/GntR family transcriptional regulator, protein MFQSVEQTPLYKLVARQIADLIATRKLLPESKMPPERELCESLNVSRATIREAMIVLEITGFVENRFGAGMTVAAMPPARGLIEEVDGPGPFELLEARLIVEGEIASMAAARATPEVISKLRDLTDAMERETPDQFWGDNADEQFHLTIARAAGNLALERALREFWTPRLRTPMWTSMHHRVPIAEMKSALVDDHRRIVDALTARDGDAARAAMRAHIARFSRQLLELWDVSGSSSEQAAPRPSESFLRAIFENEMQPA, encoded by the coding sequence ATGTTTCAGTCTGTCGAGCAGACGCCTCTCTACAAGCTCGTGGCGCGCCAGATCGCCGACCTGATCGCGACGCGAAAACTCCTGCCCGAGAGCAAGATGCCGCCGGAGCGGGAGCTTTGCGAAAGCCTGAATGTCTCGCGCGCGACCATTCGTGAAGCGATGATCGTGCTTGAGATAACCGGTTTCGTGGAAAACCGGTTCGGAGCCGGGATGACGGTCGCTGCCATGCCGCCTGCGCGTGGGCTGATCGAGGAGGTTGATGGACCGGGACCATTCGAACTGCTCGAAGCAAGGCTGATCGTGGAAGGCGAGATTGCCTCGATGGCGGCGGCACGTGCGACACCGGAGGTCATTTCGAAGCTGAGAGATCTGACCGATGCGATGGAGCGCGAGACGCCGGACCAATTCTGGGGCGACAATGCTGATGAACAGTTTCATCTGACGATCGCTCGAGCCGCTGGGAACCTTGCACTCGAACGTGCGCTCCGTGAGTTCTGGACGCCACGCCTGAGGACGCCGATGTGGACCTCGATGCATCATCGCGTGCCGATCGCCGAGATGAAATCCGCGCTCGTTGATGATCACCGCCGGATCGTGGATGCTCTCACCGCAAGAGACGGCGATGCGGCGCGCGCAGCGATGCGGGCGCATATCGCCCGCTTCAGCCGCCAGTTACTTGAACTGTGGGATGTGTCAGGCTCATCGAGCGAGCAGGCTGCGCCGCGCCCGAGCGAATCCTTCCTGCGTGCGATTTTCGAGAACGAGATGCAGCCGGCTTGA
- the larA gene encoding nickel-dependent lactate racemase: MTIHLLYGRDGLALNLPREARPHMIEKPSFPPAGRPEALIASALAQPVGGKPLSELVRGRQSACILICDITRPVPNHLFLRPMIETMTAAGIPADRITVLIATGLHRPNEGAELEELVGDPWVLANVRVENHFAQRDEDHVDLGITKGRSVPVKLDRRLVDADLRIATGLVEPHFMAGYSGGRKVVAPGVAGHETIRTFHSARFMEDVAARECNLTGNPLHEEQLEIVRMLGEVYALNTVIDDKRQLVFASFGEIIESHLAAVEFVRGFTEIPVARRFKTVVTSAAGYPLDQTYYQTVKGMVTPLDILEPGGTLIIASGCKEGIGSRHFREAQERLIALGPDAFLATLVAKTLADVDEWQTEKQLKPMRAGRVQLFTDGLSEADAALTGVERVGDLTSAISAAIAYHGDPDIAVIPEGPYVVPIYHSNGVAA; encoded by the coding sequence ATGACGATCCATCTTCTCTATGGCCGCGACGGACTGGCGCTCAACCTGCCTCGCGAAGCCCGCCCGCATATGATTGAAAAACCATCCTTCCCGCCCGCCGGCAGGCCGGAAGCGCTGATCGCATCGGCCCTCGCCCAACCGGTCGGCGGCAAGCCGCTGTCGGAACTGGTGCGCGGTCGTCAGTCAGCCTGCATACTGATCTGCGATATCACCCGGCCGGTGCCCAATCATCTCTTCCTGCGCCCGATGATCGAGACGATGACGGCGGCCGGCATACCCGCCGACAGGATCACCGTCCTGATCGCCACCGGCCTGCACCGGCCGAACGAGGGCGCGGAACTGGAAGAGCTCGTCGGCGATCCCTGGGTGCTCGCCAATGTCAGGGTGGAAAACCATTTCGCCCAGCGCGACGAGGATCATGTCGATCTGGGCATCACCAAGGGCCGCAGTGTTCCGGTCAAGCTCGATCGCCGGCTGGTCGATGCGGACCTCAGGATCGCGACAGGTCTGGTCGAGCCGCATTTCATGGCCGGCTATTCCGGCGGCCGCAAGGTCGTGGCGCCGGGTGTCGCCGGCCACGAGACGATCCGCACCTTTCATTCCGCGCGCTTCATGGAGGACGTGGCGGCGCGCGAATGCAATCTCACCGGCAATCCGCTGCATGAGGAACAGCTCGAAATCGTTCGCATGCTGGGCGAGGTCTATGCGCTCAACACCGTCATCGACGACAAGCGCCAGCTCGTCTTCGCCTCCTTCGGCGAGATCATCGAGAGCCATCTCGCGGCCGTTGAATTCGTCCGCGGCTTCACCGAGATTCCGGTCGCGCGCAGGTTCAAGACTGTGGTGACGTCTGCGGCAGGCTATCCACTCGACCAGACTTACTACCAGACGGTGAAGGGCATGGTAACGCCGCTCGATATCCTCGAACCCGGCGGCACGCTGATCATCGCCTCGGGTTGTAAGGAGGGGATCGGCTCCAGGCATTTCCGCGAGGCGCAGGAGCGTCTGATCGCCCTGGGTCCGGATGCTTTTCTCGCGACGCTTGTGGCGAAAACGCTCGCTGATGTCGATGAATGGCAGACAGAAAAACAGCTGAAGCCGATGCGCGCAGGCCGCGTCCAGCTCTTCACTGATGGGCTGAGCGAAGCGGACGCGGCGCTTACCGGCGTCGAACGCGTCGGCGACCTTACCTCGGCCATATCAGCAGCGATCGCCTACCACGGCGACCCGGATATCGCCGTCATTCCGGAAGGCCCCTATGTCGTGCCGATCTATCATTCCAATGGAGTGGCCGCATGA